The Chionomys nivalis chromosome 1, mChiNiv1.1, whole genome shotgun sequence sequence AACACTGGGATCTTCATCAAGAAAGATGATTTTTCTTTATACCTCTGGATGATCTAGAACATCAGGGATACTTAGAAACAAACAATCAGAGGTCAACAGCCCACGCCTAATGGTTGTTGTGTTCATTGAATAGTAACCACCAGGCTTTCCTTTCATTTCAGTCTCACAGATCTTTGGGAGAAATAACGAAAGTGTCATGCCCACAAGGAGCTATGGAACAGGTACAGTGCATGGTCCCTGGTTTCTCCCATCCCCTCGGTACTCACAAGAggggttcttttgttttcttttgttttgtctgtttgttttgttttgtttatttgagacaggatttttctgtgtatctatggctgtcctggaacccagtgATGGCTCACACTGGTAGAATTtgcagaaggaggcagaggcaggaggatcataagtttgaggccagcctggtttgcacaAGCTGGATTCTCAAGGCCTTTTCCCATTGTCCCTTTCTTGTGGAACTTTTGTTCAAAGGGACCATGAAGAACTTCATGGTCATTCCCTCTATGTTAGGGGCCGGAAAACAGACTAGAGCGATGGAATTTCTTCCTGGATTGGGAAGCATTTATACTAGTAGTTACAAATAAACGTATGCCCCATCATTTTGTGAGTCAGTCCCAGGGTTCCCACTCCAGACCACTAATTAGCATGTATTCATTCTGCCTCTGCTCCTTACTCCCGTAATCTCTCCAGGCTGCCCCAAAGACTGGGATCTTCATCAAGGgagctgcttcttcttctccaCCTCTGAATCATCTTGGAATAACAGCAGGGATTACTGTGCCACCAGAGGATCCACACTGGCAGTTGTCGACACACCAGAGAAACTGGTAACGACATTGGGATGGTGTGATAAAATAGCCTGCCCGACATCAGCTGCAGTTGGTGGAGTCTATGGGAAAACATGAAGTGGGGGAAGGATGCTGGAGAGAATTAGAGGCCTGCCTGGCTGGGGCGTTCATAGTTCTTGTTCTAAACGTGAGACTGAGAAATCCAGATCCTGTTGTCTTCCCCATAAACTACAGTATCAGGTTTGTGTCTTAAAGATGGACCAGGACATTAAAAGTGCAAGGCTTGACCAAAGATCTAGTGCATGCAAAAGTGACATAAGGACCAGGGAGTtcgctcagtgggtaaagtcacACACTATAAAGCTTGATGGCCTacgttcaatccctgggacctgcATGGTTGCAGAACCTCCCAcaggtggtcctctgacctccataagtgCCACAcgtatgttcacacacatacagacatgcatactCATAAACTCACaaaagcacacagacacaaaagaaatatTACAGAATACTTTATGAGATGTTCATGTATATAGTAAAGGAGGAAGATCTGCATTACTTATGATAGTAATGTGTCATCTCAGTGTgcataataaaaaagataatataattaaaacaaagaacCGGATCCGAGAGTTTACAGTTTACCTTTATGAAAATGCTATGTAACAGTGTTGTTTACTGCCTTCTGTTAGCTTGTGGCTGCCGTATTTTATGCATAGGCAATgaggaaattaaagaaaagcaatgGTGTGGGGGGCGGGCACAAATGTGCCACAGCAGAGatatgtgaaagtcagagaaccACCTTGCTTGAGACAAAGTGCCTTGGTTTTCATCACTGCATAACAACTAGGTTAGCTGCTCCCCTCCTACAGTCTTCCAGGGattctccccttcctgcctctcatcTTGCCATGGGAGCGCTGGGAAAACAAAGGGTCACTATGACATCAGGCTttcccatgggttctggggatctgacctCAAATTGCTACACTTACACAGCCAATGCTCCGCCAACGGATACATCCCTTTAgccaaaataaaagttatttgacCAAGATCATATACTTAAACAATAGAACATTAAATTCATCATACTCATTTTACTTACAGTTGCCTCTCTTCAAATCTTAGCAATGATTGGATGGTGGGCACTATACACTATGTGTGTTTTCCTCCCCTATCCTATCTTCTCAAAAACCATCCTGTGATGGGGCAGAATTTTCTAGGGGGGGCAACCCCGATAGATGACCAAGGTCAGAGAGCAGGATCCCACAAAGTCTCTGGGGTAAAGCACCCAAGTGGAAAGCAGTATGTTTTCTGGTAGAAAattgggaagaaaagaggagcaGGGGATGGGGAAAGGAATCAGGGgctgaagaggggaagagaatgaGAAGAATTGATCCTCTCTTTCCTCTAGTCACCATTGAAGTTTTGGTGCATCCAGTGTTCACTGTCACCCTACCCAGCTTCTACTGCATAGTGACACAGACAAAGATCACACTGATGGTTTGCTGATAACTCTCAACATATTTTCCACTTGATTAAACTTAATTGGGGATGTGAAATTTCCTGGAATGTTGAAAATCCCACAAAGAGAAGCATTCCAGACATAAGATGTGTACATGAAGTGGCCTTGTTTTGACTGTGGTGTCCTCCTTTCCCATACCTTCTGGGAAATACTGACATCACAGGACATTTATCAGTAATGCAAATTCTTCATCATTAGCTCTTCTGCACCGCAGGCCAAGCAGTCTGTCTGGTCCAGATACCCAAGTGATCTTATGTCCACCCATCTGACCAAGTTTCAGAACTTCTCCAGGCGAGTGTCAGTGATACCAGGGTCCAATCCCCAGGACCCTTCCCGGTTCCCAGAACCAGgagggccaccactgcccatcagCTCAGCACTGAAGAACTCACTGATGAGCCGCTTCTTTTTTTAACTTCTAGAAGTATCTTCAGGACATAGCTAATGCCGAGAAGTACTTTGTTGGTTTGACACGTCAGCCAGGAGGAAAACGGTGGCGCTGGATCAACAACTCTGCATTCAATGGCAAGTATGTGAACACACTGTATTTATTTCCCTAGGGATTTTTACATAAGAAGACTAAACCTGGGAGTCACACTGAGACAGATCAAATGATTAGACTAgactttattatgttttcctaGCTGTTTCCAACCCATTTCCTGCCTATTTAGGCTATTTAttataggaaataatcaaacattttacataatataaaaatagaagaaagaatattagaatattatttgTATAATAAATTATCTTCTTCAAACTGACCCACATGCATAGCTGCTGCTGTACCTCATATATTTCATAGGTCATTAGACTGTACATCATACCATTTCCCCAAATATAGTTCCTTTATCTAAAGAAAGTTTACTATATACCTATATTCTATCTATACCTGAAAGTTGGCCTGTATCTCTCAAGAACTATCTTCGGGGAATCATTTGGAGTCGACCTTTAGAGGAGGCTACATAGTATTTCCAGTTCTCATATGGAATACTGAGCAGGACAAGGAGCAAGCCAGGTCCCCTGCCTGCAAATGGATTTCCTTACAGAGaggaaaaaattaatatatactcACTGCCTCCTAAATATCAGGTACTATGCTGCACTAAGCACACGCATGGATCATTTCTCCGTATTCATCTGGATGCCATGGAGAAAGTTTCTATTACTCCCAACTAGTTGAACTGGGTATGAGTGTTGAAATGAGTATGAAATGTGTTGAATTTCACATAGCAACAGGATAGAACCACAGTTTGATTTCATGGATCATTGAGCCCAAATATCATGCTACTTTTTCATGAAATGAGACTCTACAGTCAGACCAAAAGGATCGGAATGCCAGAAAGAAAGTAGGAGAAGGCCAACAGCTTGCCTCTACCGAGGTTTTCCTAGAACTAGCTCACATtcagtaaaggaagaaaaatctctttcctcctttcttgggCCTTCCTGTTATAAACATGCAATCAATACTGAAAGATGGTTTTGGACAGCGTGACACTGTCCTCAAAGTTTGGAAATACTTCCAACCTTATATGAACGAGTTAGACCTAGATTCTTGGAATCCATGAATGCTCACAGGAGAGTTGAGAAGAAGCAGTGGGTATGGGACTGGACTGGAGAAGATGTATGGAGAAGAAGGGCTCTAAGTCGGGAAGAAAGGCCCAGTGCAGAAGAGGAAGGTGTGTGGTTGCATGAGGCTGCATCTCCTCCGTGCATAGCTCCCATGCGACCCTCACCTCACGAACAGTCAAAGACAAAACTGAAACCAGGAGCCTTAACCATGCTTTCTCTACTCATTTAGTGTTACGAATGAGAATCAGAACTTCCACTGCGTCACTATAGGCTTGACAAAGACCTTTGATGCTGCATCATGTGACATCAGCTACCGCTGGATCTGTGAGAGGACTTCCAAATGATCATGGGTCTCTACAACAAGAGCAAATATATGTCTACAAAGACAGCAAAAGAGATTACTTGCAACTGAAAGTAGCCCAGAAAATACAGAACATCCAAGACTGTGCCAATCTCCCATAGGCTGCTGGTAGAGCTTCCCGGTAAATCCTCAGGGTCAATACGCTATTCCCTTTCACACGCACCTTCACACAACAGGAGAATTCCTGCTCTACTCCGGGCACTCCCCAAGACCACACTTGCTTTGCCAGGGGACTGGATTTCAGTCATCTCAGTATGCAGGGCCAGCTTTCTGGAGATGAATTTGATGCAGAAATGAAATCTATTTCTGAGGAGTTGAGCATTTTGACTGACCAATGGGGCTTTGCCTGTAGACAGGCTCTATTTCATCCTTCGAGCACATGCCTGTGCTACTGAGAAGAAACTGCAAGCAGAAGAGATGAGGCCTGTGAAAAGGCAGTGTGGGTAGAAGATAAACTCAGCTTCACGACCTCCCGCACGCTCAGAAGTCTCCATTCCCATATTCCTCCCTAGAAGCTAAGGAAGAAGAAGCCTTCCTCTGTCTGAATTGAGACCAAGGCTCTTGGGAGGACCTCTACAATTCAACTTGGAGCTGAAAAAATAGTGTGGGCATGAAGAGGTTTTGTataagacagaaaagaggagggaaagggaaagggaaggaaaagaaggggagaggaggagaggagaaagaagggaaaagggaggaaagaaaggggatgggcatgagggacagggagaggaggGTAACTGAAAAAATTCTATTATGACATAActccttttctttataagaaaggGCAAAATGGAGACAAATGGAAATCCTGAGAGATGAAGTAGGGGGCTTGTTTGATCACtatgaaagaaagggaagaaaaatgtaaaaaaaaaaaaagtctcaatcTTCTTTACTAATCTCTG is a genomic window containing:
- the Clec5a gene encoding C-type lectin domain family 5 member A isoform X2, which encodes MLRRQGTLLTSQVLTDHKGSYLYAKPDFQREIRIPIIMNWNMIISGFIIVVIKVAGMTVFLLYFPQVFCKSNDGFIPTESYGTTNGQNVSQIFGRNNESVMPTRSYGTGCPKDWDLHQGSCFFFSTSESSWNNSRDYCATRGSTLAVVDTPEKLKYLQDIANAEKYFVGLTRQPGGKRWRWINNSAFNGNVTNENQNFHCVTIGLTKTFDAASCDISYRWICERTSK
- the Clec5a gene encoding C-type lectin domain family 5 member A isoform X1 — protein: MLRRQGTLLTSQVLTDHKGSYLYAKPDFQREIRIPIIMNWNMIISGFIIVVIKVAGMTVFLLYFSQIFGRNNESVMPTRSYGTGCPKDWDLHQGSCFFFSTSESSWNNSRDYCATRGSTLAVVDTPEKLKYLQDIANAEKYFVGLTRQPGGKRWRWINNSAFNGNVTNENQNFHCVTIGLTKTFDAASCDISYRWICERTSK